GCAAACACACATTAATATCTTATCACACATTGCATAAATTCCACAGAAATGAAGTGCAAAGAAACAATGTTAAtttggttagaaaaatataatatatacatataaattatCAGTGAAGTGCAATATAGGCcaaattatgaaatttcaatgattatCAGAGACGGAATGTGCGTActgatttaaatttaaatatatttcagtcgtaatgaacaatacaatTTTCTCGGAACTTTATCagaattttacaaaaactaTTTCTTTATCGGAAAAGCATTCTCCTTGATATGATTTAATATATGCtgatcacataatttactgcttctgatcattttattttagtgCTTTCATTGGCTGAATAAAGGGATAAGGCAAAGACAACTAAAGGGCTTACTCTCTATTAGCAGACTCTGAAATCTGCCGCGAATATGAAGCATTTATTCCATTCCTTAtcggagaaaaaaaatataatagcaACTTTGAGCATATACCAATGGGTCCTTTTGATCTcagtaaaatacgtcatctcggtaataaggatgaccgaaAGAAAAGTGCCGGATAATATCATCAGCAAAAAGCAATATTCAAACAGATGTGCACTTTCCAATTCTACAACCCATAATCAACGCTAGCATCGGATACTGCAACGAACATCTACAGATTACAGATTTAACTTACAGAACTGAGAACATGATGATAAAAAGACAAAgtccaaaaagtaagcaagcaagaatatgaaagaaaaaagtaagttttcaaACATCGTGCGCATGAAATTGATGGGATAACAATTCGTAgctatattcaaatatgaaatgGACTTACTTGAAATACGAAGTCATAGGACTGTTTCTGGTATTGTCGGCTATGAGGGGCGAATTTTCTAAACTTTCCCCGGTGTAATCCCAAGCAAGATCGTCATGAACGAcgtccgccattttgaaatGTCACATGACAGGTGCGTACTTACCCGTACTATTTACTGAATGAAAACGACTGGATAATCGTCCTATGAAACGAAACCGTCGTAGGAGAAAAACGATTTCATCCGGCACGAAAGTGAACCTTTATTCCTCATTAGTACCCCGGGAACGCCACGATCGCATTACACAAACAATCCaccacattttgaaaaatatgtttttttctgGATGGCTCCGAGTGCGTGGAGGCGGAGCCAGAGAGTCGTTCCGCCAGTCCGAATCTGAAAGGCCCCGGAGTATTAGGGATTTTCAATCATCCGAATCACTGATTGAAAAAGTACGAACCGCATTGGAAAATAAATGGGGGGCTGCCTTAGGAGGCGGGGGCAGTACCCTTCCACAGACAATTTTGTGCCCTTTTTGCATCTGATTACCCTTTTTGTGAATTTTAGTGAATCATTATTCTGAAATATCCAATAGAAATTAAGAATCCTTCACTGGGAACTGACATTGCTGTCAAGGCATTACAGAGTTCTTGTTTGCCTCTGGGAAACTGCCCTTTTTAAGCCGGCACCCGCCCATacggcaccgaaaaaaaaaacatttttcctgGTGAAATGTTATGCGTGTGCGGCGGGTGTCGGGCCCCACTCCCAACAATGAGAGCGTGGCCCTGGTTATCTAATCACTGTTTTTATCTTCAGCTCATATTATTATTCAGTCGTCCCATTGTCGTACGTAATTACTTGCCTCCACTCACTAATTAATCATTCTTAATTAACTTATTTCTAATTACCATGCTCACTCCGTTTCTAATCAGTGTCACTCTCCCTATAAATGCTTTGAAGTTTATTCTCAGGTTGAGCTCTGCATTTTCCCGATGAAGCTGCATTGGCAGCGAAAGTGGTACaacaaataaactagttaccGGTAACCTTCaaagtattttttattatcattttggTGTCTGTCTAAAAGGCCTACGTGACATTTGATAGCTAGATattgagataattgctcgcTTTGACAAGGAGACGCCGGCACTAGGGATAAGTACTTGTTTCAATTTCTCAGTCTGCTGCGTGACGTGTCGAAAGGAGGTCTGTATTTTTTCTGCAAATATAGGAAAAGATCACACTTGTTATTTTTGTGTCGCAACAGAAACATCGTTACCTTGTATTGCGCTGTGGTGTCACCGACGACAGTTGTATTTATTTGGGTATATCAGTTTCATTGttcattcaattctattcGATTCAATATCTATCTCACGGAAAAGCAGAACGATGCGATCAgggaaaaataaacaatttaaaaaacgagatgaaaaaactaattttcaaatattgggGTGCGCTTTTTTATGCAGGCCTTATACAAAGCAATTCGGGGCCGCTAACGCAGGCACCGAAATGAAAGAGAGAGAATAAGGAAAAAGAGATGGGAGAAAAAATGAGAAACAGATAAGAAGACACAATAAGAGCTTGGAACGAAAACAGGGAAAGAAAATTGGTGtaggaaatacatgtattttgataACAATGAAGAGACGCTAAGTTGTTTGCACATTTGGAGGTTAAAATACTCGTATATCGTCTGTCGCCCCAATGTGTCAATGAAACCTTGAAACGCTTTCTACTTGCCTTTGATCGGTAGGTATAGTAAGCGAATTCAGCAGCGAGGACAATGAATGACACTATTATCCCCGCAGCCAATAGAATCATCGGTCCAGCGAATGACGATAACTGAACTGGCGGTTCATCGTTCCACAAACCACCAGTTGTTGTTAGTTTTCCGTTTTCAAAAACTGTATTATCGTCGACTTTGTAATTTCTACATTTGATGCCATCAATAAACCATCGTCTGTAGTATATTTCCATTTTCCCGCTTTCTCTCAATTTCAGAAGCGCCCTGCTCAACGCCTCGCGTAACGGATGGTTTTCTTGTACGGCGAATCCGTAGTCTCGTTCCTCTAAACTTCCTCCCACCACAAACAAGTCGCAGTTAGACGAGTTTGCTGCTAACCAATCTAGATATGAACTTTCCCCGATAAACACGTGGCCTCCtatcaatatataaatattttacttttaGTGATGATTTTCTTTCACACCGCATGAACGGGAACCCACATTTTCAACCATGTACtgattaagaaaataaatattctaAAGAATTCGACCGATCcccaactatatctgtacttcggtttccgatttcaaaatcaaacccctgtttcgctcccggtaGGTGCGGTGGTTTGTAAGGGACTGAAATCACCCGATCAAAaaggggacaatccctattttaagatcgtAAAGAGCATTTTATATATGGTCCCTTTCAAATGTTACGGAAATGGTGAAATTATCCCCCAAAAAAGAGCATTCGTTGTATACCTTCCATGACTTTTTCGTTAGCATCAAGCACCGAGTCGTAGGTCTGAATGTTTTCCAACAGACGCCGGTAATAGGAACGGTTGCTATCCCGAAAGAAGTTTCGAACGGAGCCTTCGTCTAATGTCCCATATTTCAGTTCAGGATACTTAATCAGATCGCCGACATTTCGGACTTTCGCCAACTGACGAGGATCACGAGACACGAAAGGAGTGGTTTTAATCATGGCAACAATGTACGTCGCTAAGACAACTATACAGAACATCCACCAGAACGAAACTAATGATCGCGCAGAAATCGACATAGGGCGTGGTCTTGAACCTGAAaagtaaatataaaaagtgaGTTTCTTAGTTCAGCCAGTAAATTAATATCAATTCGATCCAATGGGAGCATAGGTTAGTACGCTAtcaaaaaaactcctaatctAAAACCTACACCCGACTACAAGGATGATTACTGCGCGAATATCGTGTAACAGTTTTTCTAAGGATAAGAAACAAATTTTACGTATTGTCGGGGTGTTATAGACCTTCAAAATACAAGAATGATAACCAATCGGCAACCTTCGCTGTCTAGTACACGGGCAGCAGTGGGATCACGCGTGGGGACATAAAACTGAAACAAGCAAATTGCTCGTTAGGTTAGAATTCTGTTGTGAGCAGAGGAGTGTCTGTCAGGAGTGTCTCTCGAGTTGCATAATTTGTAACGCCTGGAAA
This Tubulanus polymorphus chromosome 7, tnTubPoly1.2, whole genome shotgun sequence DNA region includes the following protein-coding sequences:
- the LOC141908534 gene encoding putative glutamate receptor, with protein sequence MSPPFINIRHNKRTRRYVWEGYNMDIMGGLAKILGIDFSVYLVPDGKFGSKINETHWSGMVGEVMSGAADVAVAPLTITSQRESVVDFTRPFLQLGLTMLMNRRDVIRKDRTELGNLSYFFNPFSSWVWLLILLSWLVVSLVLLAHNYLNPYEWGYRLRRGLSDEHDHENIGLKQSLWFVFSSFALQGSRPRPMSISARSLVSFWWMFCIVVLATYIVAMIKTTPFVSRDPRQLAKVRNVGDLIKYPELKYGTLDEGSVRNFFRDSNRSYYRRLLENIQTYDSVLDANEKVMEGGHVFIGESSYLDWLAANSSNCDLFVVGGSLEERDYGFAVQENHPLREALSRALLKLRESGKMEIYYRRWFIDGIKCRNYKVDDNTVFENGKLTTTGGLWNDEPPVQLSSFAGPMILLAAGIIVSFIVLAAEFAYYTYRSKKKYRPPFDTSRSRLRN